One Magnetospirillum sp. 15-1 genomic window, CGAGATGACCGCCCAGCCCGTGCTTTCGATGCGCTTGGACGAGCTGAGGGTTTCGACGCCCTCGGCATCGAAGGAAATGCCGGACCCTTGGTATCCCTCGGCGTAGCGGTCGAGCATGCGATTGACGCCCACCGCCGGGAGAGATTGGAGGATGCGTTCCTTCCGGGTGGAGGCGACGAAAAGCCGATCGCGGGGGGATACGATGTGGAACTCCCCGTCCAGCCGGCTTTGCCGCGGGATGATCTCGGTGAAGAAATCGCTGTCCGAAACCGAATTGGCCCCCGCCAGGACGCCGATGATCTGATTGGCCGGGTTACGGACGGGAACGGCGATCAGGACCACCGGCCGCTTGCTGAACCGCCCCAGACGCGGGCTGCTGACCGCGACATCCTCGCCGGCGATGACGGCCCGGAAATAATCCAGATCGGAGAAATCCGACCCCACCCGCCCCTTCAGCACGGGATAATCGACGAGGCCGGTTCCCTGGGGGGAAATCACCAACACGCCCAAATTGAACAGGCGTTCGATATATTTGAACTCGCCGAGCCTGGCCCCCAGACGCTCCGGGTCCGCCATCAGCTCCGGGGTGATCAGCGACGCCACGTCCTTCAGGGTATTGATGCGCAGCCTGGCCTCTTCCTCGAGGCTGTCGGTGATGTGCTCGACCAGGGCCGTCTGCTCGGCGGCGACCACCGCCTTGACGTCGTCGCGCACCTCTTCCACCACGTCATGAGCCAGCAGCCAGATGGCCGCCACGAACATTCCGATACTGGCGGCAACGATCTTGGTCTTGAGATCAAGGTTTTGAAAGAATGCCGACATCGCTATGATTTTCTGGACCCATCGAACTGGAATTTTTCTTATCACTTTTTAACTAGCTTCATCAGGTCGACCTACGTATGCCCTGCACCGGAGACCGGGTCCACGGCAGAGGTGTATTGGCGCAGGGAAGGCTCCTCACGGCGTCCGCCATGGCTGAATTCAACATCACATACGTGTCGATTAACCGGCACTACCCCATGTACGGCGAATTGGTCGCCTCGGTTCGCTCCGCCATCACCGAACTGGGGTATCCCTGCGATATCACCCACAACGCGCTCAAGGCCGGGGCGGTCAATATCTTGATGGGTGCGACCATTTTCGCGTCACGGTACCGACGGTTGGCGGAGCATCTGCGCGGCAGCCCCTATATTCTCTACCAGCTCGAACAATTGCACGACATCCACGGCTTGGCGCGGCAATGGCCGGAATATTGGGAGTTGCTGAGCAACGCGTCGTGGATATGGGATTATTCACCGGCCGGCACCCGGTACTTGCGCGAATGCGGCCTGCCCCACGTCAGCCACCTGCCGCCGGCATTCCATCCCAGCCTGGAAACCTTTCGTCCGGCTCCCTCCCCTGAACTGGATATCGTGTTCTGCGGCTCGCCGCATCCGCGCCGGGAGCGCATCCTCGACGGATTGAGCGCCGCCGGGCTGAAGGTCGTGCACCTGACCGGCGATTACGGCGAACCGCGCGACCGGATACTCGCCTCGGCCAAGATCGTGCTCAACATCCACGCCTGGGACGATTTGTGCCAGTTGGAGACCGTCCGGCTGTCCCACCTGCTGGCCAACCACTGCTTCGTGGTCTCGGAAACGGCGGACAATGATCCATACGAAAACGGCCTGGTCTATGCCGACTACCCGATGCTGGTGGAGACTTGCCGGGATTACCTGTCACGGCCGCAGCCCGTTCGGGCGGCGATCGCCGAGCAGGGCCATGAAGCAATTCGCAAGCTCAAGACGGTCGAATTGCTGCGGGCGGTGCTGGCCGAATCTTGATCGGCTGGCGATATCGCGCCCAACCCGTCGGCACCCGCCTATACCTGGAGTATGGAATGCCCCTTTAAAGAGACAAGGCATTTCAACCGGTTAATCAGAAAAAGGAAGATCAACCCACCTCGGGCAAAGGGAATAACGCCGGAAGGCTGCTTGACTGTCGTCCCATACGGTATGCAAATGCGACTCATTCGCATCACTAAGGGGACCTGAAAATGCCGATGGTTTGGAAACGCGCCCTGCTTGTCGTCTGCATCTCCCCGGTCGGTGCCCCGGCGGCATGGGCGGCGGAAGAAGCCACTTCGCAAGGCCACGGTTCCATGGTTCTCGACGCCCTGGTGGTTTCGGCGACCCGCACGGAAACCTCGGTGATGGAAAGCCCCGTCAGCGTCTCGGTGATGGGGGAAAGGGAAATCAAGCGCTCCAACGCGGCAAGCATCGCCGACGTGCTGCGCGACATCCCCGGCGTCAGCATCGACGAATCGTCCATCCCCGGCATGAAACGCATCAAGATCAGGGGCGAGGAAGCCCGGCGCGGCGCGGTGCTGATCGACGGCCAGGAGATCACTGATCATACCTCCTACGGGGCGCCCATCCTGGTCGACCCCGCCCTGATCGAGCGGATCGAGGTGGTGCGCGGCCCCCATTCGGTGCTCTACGGCTCCAAGGCCATCAGCGGCGTCATCAACATCATCACCAAGAAAGGCGGCGACAAGCCGTTCCAGGGCAGCGCCGGAGCGTCGTTCATGTCGGCGACCCAGGGCTACGCCGCCAACGCCCTGATGCAGGGCACCAAGGACGGCTGGGATTACCGGCTGTTCGTCGGCCGAACCGAAGAGGGCGACCGCCGTACCCCGGACGGCGACCTGCCCAATTCCAATTCCGACAACAAGAGCATCTCCGGCTACGTGGCCTACCGGGCGGACGGCCACAAAATCTCCCTGGCCGTCGACCGCTACGAGCTGTCCAGCGGTTCCACCACCTCGCCGTCGACCATCGGCACGGCATTCAGCAAGTTCCAGTTGGACATGCCGACCCGCGATCTGCAGAAGGTC contains:
- a CDS encoding glycosyltransferase, encoding MAEFNITYVSINRHYPMYGELVASVRSAITELGYPCDITHNALKAGAVNILMGATIFASRYRRLAEHLRGSPYILYQLEQLHDIHGLARQWPEYWELLSNASWIWDYSPAGTRYLRECGLPHVSHLPPAFHPSLETFRPAPSPELDIVFCGSPHPRRERILDGLSAAGLKVVHLTGDYGEPRDRILASAKIVLNIHAWDDLCQLETVRLSHLLANHCFVVSETADNDPYENGLVYADYPMLVETCRDYLSRPQPVRAAIAEQGHEAIRKLKTVELLRAVLAES